The Leguminivora glycinivorella isolate SPB_JAAS2020 chromosome 2, LegGlyc_1.1, whole genome shotgun sequence DNA window tgaccaatttggaatctgacagtgctgactgtcactttgacacaaaagtcgtcatgggtgtcgtaaaataggttttaggggtgctgattccaaaattaatgaccaatgtggaatctgacattgctgactgtcactttgacacaaaagtcgtcatgggtgtcgtaaaataggttttagggggtgctgattccaaaattaatgaccaatgttcaatctgacattgctgactgtcactctgacacaaaagtcgtcatgggtgtcgtaaaataggttttaggggtgctgattccaaaattaatgaccaatttggaatctgacattgctgactgtcactttgacacaaaagtcgtcatgggtgtcgtaaaataggttttaggggtgctgattccaaaattaatgaccaatgtggaatctgacattgctgactgtcactttgacacaaaagtcgtcatgggtgtcgtaaaataggttttaggaggtgctgattccaaaattaatgaccaatgttcaatctgacattgctgactgtcactctgacacaaaagtcgtcatgggtgtcgtaaaataggttttaggggtgctgattccaaaattaatgaccaatttggaatctgacattgctgactgtcactttgacacaaaagtcgtcatgggtgtcgtaaaataggttttaggggtgctgattccaaaattaatgaccaatgtggaatctgacattgctgactgtcactttgacacaaaagtcatcatgggtgtcgtaaaataggttttaggggtgctgattccaaaattaatgaccaatgttcaatctgactcattgctgactgtcactctgacacaaaaatcgtcatgggtgtcgtaaaataggttttaggggtgctgattccaaaattaatgaccaatgttcaatctgacatttctgactgtcactttgacacaaaagtcgtcatgggtgtcgtaaaataggttttaggggtgctgattccaaaattagtgaccaatttggaatctgacattgctgactgtcactttgacacaaaagtcgtcatgggtgtcgtcaaataggtatccggaggtgtttgaaaactaatgaccaatttggaatctgacactgttgactgtcactttgacacaaaagtgatcatgggtgtcttcaaataggttttcatgggtactgatctcaatattaatgatcaatttggaatctgacattgctgactgtcactttgacataaaagtcgttatgggtgtcgtcaaataggtttccaggggtactgtgcaatgtcaggttccaaatcggtcattactttttaaatcatttcattaattttggaatcagtaccccctaaaaactatttgactacacccatgattccttttgtgtcaaaatgacaattagcactgtgagattccaaaatagtcgttaattttggaatcagcacccccgaaaacctttttgacgacacccatgacgacttttgtgtcaaagtgacagtcagcaatgtcaagattccaaatcggtcattaatttttaaaatcagcacctccggaaacctatttgacgacacccatgatgacttttgtgtcaaagtgacagtcagcaatgttagattccacattagtcattatttttggaatcagcaccccctaaaacctattttacgacacgcatgatgacttttgtgtcaaagtggcagtcagcaatgttagattccacattggtcattatttttggaatcagcaccccctaaaaccaattttacgacacccatgacgacttttgtgtcaaagtgacagtcagcaatgtcagattccacattgttcattaattttggaatcagcacccccgcaaacctatttgacgacacccatgacgacttttgtgtcaaagtgacagtcagcaatgtcagattccacattggtcattaattttggaatcagcaccccctaaaaccaattttacgacacctatgacgacttttgtgtcaaagtgacagtcagcaatgtcagattccacattgttcattaattttggaatcagcacccccgcaaacctatttgacgacacccatgacgacttttgtgtcaaagtgacagtcagcaatgtcagattccacattggtcattaattttggaatcagcaccccctaaaacctattttacgacacccatgacgacttttgtgtcaaagtgacagtcagcaatgtcagattccacattgttcattaattttggaatcagcacccccgcaaacctatttgacgacacccatgacgacttttgtgtcaaagtgacagtcagcaatgtcagattccacattgttcattaattttggaatcagcacccccgcaaacctatttgacgacacccatgacgacttttgtgtcaaagtgacagtcagcaatgtcagattccacattggtcattaattttggaatcagcaccccctaaaacctattttacgacacccatgatgacttttgtgtcaaagtgacagtcagcaatgtcagattccaaatcggtcattaatttttaaatcagcacacccgaaaacctatactcgtggtatatgcacttgaaatgtgaaagtgaaaatgctagaatgacatgtaaaccacgaagttgtatagtcatattgttcattggtattggtgaccaccatctggctccatcatcagaccctgagcaccaccttgaagtaattagaattgtatttgtcttattttatcatcatattaatatatactttactctaatacttatcatataacaaaagcaaatatttgggatgggatctacttttataattattactttaattttttaaataaattttaacataattgatattatttcgcgctatattctcgtattttcgtacaaaataatgtttattagaaaccaaaagtttatatcgagatagtagattgtggttgttatcaaaattccatagaaaggatcaagattgttttgtccattattgtagtgcgagcgagtgataagacgtgctagaaagggtcggcatattgggctcgcgcggcgggtaaaatacctaatttcgcccgacgccgaaatgttataacgctcttaagagGAGATAAAATTAAGATAACAGCTATTTGCATCTTGGATAATCCCATCCATCTTATATAAAAAAGAGCGCGACCAATTATCACCTCAAAACGAACGAACAAAATGCGCGCGCTAGCCGTCTTGTCACTCCTCTGCCTCTTCGCGGCTTCCTCCTGCCAAAGCCATGATCTGGTGCTCGGCCAGACAACCTACGGAGACGTCTTGCTATACAAGATCAACGAATATAAATATGGCTTCCCTTTCTTTGTGAGGACCAGCATTATTGAATACCCGGAACCTGGGAGGTACAACTTCGCCTACATCAAAGCTATCCACATTAAGGACAACGACCACGATGGCTCGGGAGGGTACCCGTCGATCTCTGCTGGCGGCATTGGACAGCGGTTCGCGAAGATCAAGTTGAAGTCACAGCGAGGCGGTGGATTCAACTTCACGGTGACCGTTTATGGACGATATTGATTTTTCAACTTATGTGCGCATAGTGCATTTTGTAAATAGGTATTAGATATTTATATTTGTTAGTAATGTTGAGTTTAACAGATTATTTTGTTGTAGTTTTATTGTGAACAACGCAATGATTGAATTGTTTTGTGATTAAATGACTTATAAATGAGTGTGTATGTAAATGTAATCTTGGTTAAAAGTGGTTTTTATGTATCCAGTGCCAAGGAGGtaagaaaaaatatagtaggtaggCAAACAGGCAATGCAATTTCATTGTGACACTTGGAAAAATAAAGCAGCGTGCAGCGTTTTGTAGCAGTAAGCAGTACTTACTTACATTACTTTCACGCATGTATTTAATATAATCATGACTCTCATACCTACCATACCTAAACGTAGAAgacttaagtacctacctaattacaataattatctAACATTTTTGCCTAGAATAGGTTGACTTTAGCTAGCGTTTCCAACGCTGCATCCATGAAAGAGACGTAGTCGCGGATATTCGCCGAATCTAGCGAATATGTCtgttttgacattgacagtgaCTCGTGGTAAAATGCAAATAACTGTCATTACATAAGAAGATTTAACATTTACGAAGAAGTAAGGTGGGAAAGCAGTAAACATTATGATGTCAACTGTTCTGTTCATAACGTTCATGAATTTCATGTCACGTCTTCGGACATTAGGACGTTACCCACCAATTTGTAACTGCCAATAGGTAACAACAAAATAATGTTCGTCTTGTTACGAGTTTCTTTGCAATACAGAATAGTTTGAACTCAATaatatatttcagtttattaaACGAACCAACATATTTCGACACTgtagtaaaataatattaaaattgaaacaATCAATTAGACAAAAGTAAAATCAAGGCACCCTGTCACTATCATTGaaacgaaatgaaatgaaatgaaatacatttattttatttgcttaaTACTATGTACAGATAAGTTGGTAATATCATTAGTGTTATGTCCAGATAATGTCAATACCTTATACTAGTAGGCAtgcaaatattattaattaaatctatttacattatattacatatttacacCAAATTAATTGCCGGTTGGAGTCCAACAACGAATACTTGTAAACAAAACGGGAACTTCGTggcattaataaaattaaacacattaaaaaataaataattttaatagcaAAAACATTCTCATATTAAATCAATACTTTCGCGCAAATTGTCCATTTTCCTGATAGGGGTCATAACTGCGGCCGCCTTTGCTGTAAAACCGAGCATTTAAATTCGGATCAGCAGCGAACACTTCAATCTCGAACCTGTACCCCCTCAAAATGGAGGGGCTTGAGAGGCCGATGGTCACCGTCTTCCCGCCGATCCCGCCGCTCACAATGTTCGCTTCACCATCTTTATCCGGCCTTAGATCAGTCACCAAAATTTCAGTGATCACGTTGTTCCCCGCTGCACTGATCACGATTTGGTCGGTCCTTGTCCATAACGCTGGATTGGCTTCCTTTATTTCATTGTAGATTCGTGTAGAACGGCCATCAGCGAAGCCTAGACGAATATCATTGGCGTTAGCCAATGAGAACACTAAACAACACAAGACGATGGACTTCATATTGTCTTAAAGCttaaatgagaaaaaaagaCGTGTGATCGTATTTATATAGAACGTATTAGTGATatcatatatgtacatatagttTATGGTTAACGATCAACTGCAAACTTGAGTTATTTTCGATACTCGTCGCGTATTGGTATCGGAGTTACTAGGAAATTGCGTCATTGTCACGAGATGACGAGATGGCACCATTTGTAAACAACTTATCGCGTATTCAGCTGGGAATTATATATCTATTGCTTGACTCATCTTGACTTCAATAGTATAATATTCAGTTCAATAGTATGAGTAAGTACTAAATAGTACAGTGCCGAAATGTTTGTAACAAGTTTCTAGCATCAGATACCAATTATTAAGTTAGCCAAATTAGAGTATTAACCATTGCCCACTCATAAGGGTTATTAATCTTCTTACCTACTCGTATTGCAACAAATACACGTACCTATAGATAATTTTAATATGGAATTTCAACCGTTAGAATTAAAACTAATTTCAATCCATAAGAAAAACTAACAAAATTAGGGTACCAACATCAACAGTTGTGCACCTACCGAATAAGTAAGATAGTTCTGCAGCAAATTAAGACAAAGATATAAGTAGATTGAGATACAAGCAGTCGTCTAGATGCTTCTAGTAAAATACCTaacctacctacataatacaAGTACAGCTCGAATACACAATAGATCATAAATTTCCCACCATGACAAATCGAGCCATATCGTCTGTAAATGTCcattcatagaaactacgaaatggCATACATACGCTAATTAATTTAACGTACAGGCGCAATCGAATCATAAGTATTCTAGCTACACATTTATTTGGACCTTCTTAGAAAACAGTCGTTTCAACAAATCTACAAATACAGCCCTCAAAATGTCAGCTGCCATCCAAGTTTTACTTACAACAGTTTTTATTCTCCAAGTTATGTCTCACGACTTACTTCTCGGTTACCCTGATGTGAATTCGAAGCTCATCTACAGTAAAGTACATCAAGAGAATCCAGCCATTTGGGTCCGTTGGGAAGACATCACCGTCAACTGTTCGAGAAACGAAGTGATCAACGCCATCAAAGTCTTGGACCTTAGGCAGGATAAGTGGGGAGAAGCGTACATCAAGAAAGGAGGGATCGGGGAGAAAAGTGTGACGATCGAGTTGGACAGCCCTACGGTCTTCAGAGGATACAACTTTTGGGTGGAAGTGTATGCGATTGAGACCAATGCGTTCCTGTTCAACCATGGGAGGAAGTGACTAGTCAGTAAGGTGTTTGTTGGTTTGTGTTTAATAAAGTTGTTATAGTTTTTAAACGTTTTACTCTTTGGCAATGGTCTCTGGTGGAACTAGGATTCAAGcttttaaatgtattttgtaGTAGCTCACAGATTAGTAGCCCAAtctaattaggtacctataggtTAAGGTTGATTTATGTTTTCCACTAAAGTCCATCTTCCCTCTATACCCCTAAATGGGACGCGATAAATGATAGATAAGTCCCGCGATATTTCTATGGTCCCGAGTAAAAATCGAAGTTTCGCTCTCGAATGCTTCTTCCGTCAAAACTTTACTTAACCAGTTAtaacgaaatttggaaatccgTATCAAAATAGTCTGTGTTAGACTGTTAACTTTTTATGGCTAATTTATATCAGTTTTCAATATCTCGCCTCCCGTCGTGGCATATTAAATTAACCCGTTTAGCCCATGTTTGAAAGGATCTAGCGCCTTTAAAACAGAAATATCAAAACCATACGACACAGATATCGATAATAGTAATCTGTGTTACAACA harbors:
- the LOC125234218 gene encoding probable salivary secreted peptide — its product is MRALAVLSLLCLFAASSCQSHDLVLGQTTYGDVLLYKINEYKYGFPFFVRTSIIEYPEPGRYNFAYIKAIHIKDNDHDGSGGYPSISAGGIGQRFAKIKLKSQRGGGFNFTVTVYGRY
- the LOC125234196 gene encoding uncharacterized protein LOC125234196, which gives rise to MKSIVLCCLVFSLANANDIRLGFADGRSTRIYNEIKEANPALWTRTDQIVISAAGNNVITEILVTDLRPDKDGEANIVSGGIGGKTVTIGLSSPSILRGYRFEIEVFAADPNLNARFYSKGGRSYDPYQENGQFARKY
- the LOC125234210 gene encoding uncharacterized protein LOC125234210, encoding MSAAIQVLLTTVFILQVMSHDLLLGYPDVNSKLIYSKVHQENPAIWVRWEDITVNCSRNEVINAIKVLDLRQDKWGEAYIKKGGIGEKSVTIELDSPTVFRGYNFWVEVYAIETNAFLFNHGRK